The Bacillus vallismortis genome window below encodes:
- a CDS encoding ABC transporter ATP-binding protein, translating into MKTVLELKNVTKNIRGRTIIDHLSFTIREGEVFGFLGPNGAGKTTTIRMMVGLMKLSKGDVLICGQSITKEYAKAIKHIGAIVENPELYKFLSGYKNLQQYARMVKGVTKEKIDEVIELVGLTDRIHDKVKTYSLGMRQRLGLAQCLLHDPKVLILDEPTNGLDPAGIREIRDHLKKLTRERGMAVIVSSHLLSEMELMCDRIAILQKGKLIDIQNVKDEITDEKDTYFFNVEQPNEAASVLKEYDVVGKTNGVEVKLSKDEVPAAIELLVMQQIRIYEVKVMAKSLEDRFLEVTGEAKEEVQHA; encoded by the coding sequence ATGAAGACTGTGTTGGAATTGAAAAATGTGACAAAGAACATCAGAGGGCGAACGATCATTGATCATCTTAGTTTTACAATTCGAGAAGGCGAAGTATTCGGTTTTTTAGGGCCGAACGGAGCGGGGAAAACGACAACTATCAGAATGATGGTAGGATTAATGAAACTGTCAAAAGGTGATGTGCTCATTTGCGGCCAATCGATCACGAAAGAGTATGCCAAGGCGATTAAGCATATTGGGGCGATCGTAGAAAACCCAGAGCTGTATAAATTCTTAAGTGGATATAAAAATCTCCAGCAATATGCAAGGATGGTCAAGGGCGTCACGAAGGAAAAAATTGATGAAGTCATTGAACTAGTCGGTTTAACAGACAGAATCCATGACAAGGTGAAAACATATTCTCTTGGGATGAGACAACGTCTCGGCTTGGCACAATGCCTTCTGCACGATCCGAAAGTGCTGATTTTGGATGAACCGACCAACGGCCTTGATCCGGCGGGAATCAGGGAAATCAGAGATCATTTAAAAAAGCTGACGCGAGAAAGAGGAATGGCTGTCATTGTTTCAAGCCACCTGCTCTCAGAAATGGAACTGATGTGTGATCGAATTGCGATTTTACAAAAAGGGAAGCTTATCGATATTCAAAATGTAAAAGATGAAATCACTGATGAAAAAGATACATATTTCTTCAACGTTGAGCAGCCGAATGAAGCCGCTTCTGTTCTAAAGGAGTATGATGTGGTGGGCAAGACAAACGGTGTAGAAGTCAAGCTGTCTAAAGACGAAGTCCCTGCGGCCATTGAATTGCTGGTGATGCAGCAAATCCGGATTTATGAAGTAAAAGTAATGGCGAAATCATTAGAGGACCGTTTCTTAGAAGTGACAGGTGAAGCAAAAGAGGAGGTTCAACATGCTTAA
- a CDS encoding NAD(P)H-dependent oxidoreductase, which yields MKIYVVYDSEGEHTKALAEAIAEGARENEAAEVLIDHVDQADIRKLKEMDAIIWGCPGHFGTISSGLKAWIDRLGYLWAEGELINKVGAVFCTTATTHGGLEMTMHNLITPMFHQGMIVVGLPGNVPENALYGSYYGAGVTCPVDSDELMSEEGIQLGRALGRRVSQVTGNLTAGQ from the coding sequence ATGAAAATTTATGTAGTGTATGACAGTGAAGGTGAACATACAAAGGCTCTTGCAGAAGCGATTGCTGAAGGCGCGAGGGAAAACGAGGCGGCTGAGGTGCTGATCGATCATGTCGATCAGGCTGATATCCGTAAACTAAAAGAGATGGATGCGATTATTTGGGGGTGCCCTGGGCATTTCGGAACAATCAGCTCCGGTCTCAAAGCTTGGATCGACAGACTTGGCTATTTGTGGGCTGAAGGCGAGCTGATCAACAAAGTCGGCGCTGTTTTCTGCACAACGGCAACAACACACGGCGGCTTGGAAATGACAATGCACAATCTCATCACGCCGATGTTCCACCAAGGCATGATCGTTGTCGGCCTGCCTGGCAACGTGCCTGAAAACGCACTGTACGGCTCTTATTACGGTGCAGGCGTCACCTGTCCGGTTGACAGTGACGAGTTAATGTCTGAGGAAGGTATTCAGCTTGGGCGCGCCTTAGGAAGACGCGTCAGCCAAGTCACAGGAAACCTAACAGCAGGTCAGTAA
- the yhbH gene encoding sporulation protein YhbH produces the protein MSQNDSGHFLISEENWSLHRKGFDDQQRHQKKVQEAIKNNLPDLVTEESIIMSNGKDVVKIPIRSLDEYKIRYNYDKNKHVGQGEGDSQVGDVVARDGSDKKQGPGKGQGAGDQAGEDYYEAEVSLMDLEEALFKELELPNLQQKERDNIIHTDIEFNDIRKTGLTGNIDKKRTMMSAFKRNAMSGKPSFYPIYPEDLKYKTWNDITKPQSKAVVLAMMDTSGSMGVWEKYMARSFFFWMTRFLRTKYETVEIEFIAHHTEARVVSEEDFFSKGESGGTICSSVYRKSLELIDEKYNPARYNIYPFHFSDGDNLTSDNARCVKLVNDIMKKANLFCYGEVNQYNRHSTLMSAYKNVKDDKFKYYILKQKSDVFQALKNFFKNEESGVSHQFS, from the coding sequence ATGTCCCAAAATGACAGCGGCCATTTTTTGATTTCTGAGGAAAACTGGTCCCTCCATCGCAAAGGCTTTGATGACCAGCAGCGTCACCAGAAAAAAGTGCAGGAAGCGATCAAAAACAATCTTCCGGACCTCGTGACTGAGGAAAGCATTATTATGTCCAACGGAAAAGATGTAGTGAAGATCCCGATCCGTTCACTTGATGAGTATAAAATTCGTTATAACTATGATAAAAATAAACACGTAGGCCAAGGAGAAGGCGACAGCCAGGTTGGAGATGTCGTGGCCCGGGATGGATCAGACAAAAAACAGGGACCCGGAAAAGGGCAGGGCGCCGGTGACCAGGCAGGCGAAGATTATTATGAAGCAGAAGTTTCATTAATGGATTTAGAAGAAGCGCTTTTTAAGGAATTAGAACTCCCGAATCTCCAGCAAAAAGAGCGGGACAATATCATTCATACAGATATTGAGTTTAATGATATCCGTAAGACAGGGTTAACCGGTAATATAGATAAGAAAAGAACAATGATGTCAGCTTTTAAACGAAACGCGATGTCAGGAAAGCCGTCGTTCTATCCGATTTACCCGGAGGACTTGAAGTATAAGACATGGAATGACATAACAAAGCCCCAGTCAAAGGCTGTCGTCTTAGCGATGATGGATACAAGCGGCAGTATGGGTGTTTGGGAAAAATACATGGCCAGAAGCTTCTTTTTCTGGATGACCCGTTTTTTGCGGACGAAATATGAGACTGTAGAAATTGAATTTATTGCCCATCATACAGAAGCGAGAGTCGTTTCGGAAGAGGACTTTTTCTCAAAGGGAGAAAGCGGCGGAACAATCTGTTCTTCCGTATACCGAAAGTCGCTTGAGCTGATTGATGAAAAGTACAATCCCGCCCGCTATAATATTTACCCGTTTCATTTTTCTGACGGTGACAACCTGACATCTGATAACGCGCGCTGTGTGAAATTGGTCAATGATATTATGAAGAAAGCGAATCTTTTCTGCTACGGAGAAGTCAATCAGTACAACAGGCATTCAACGTTAATGTCTGCATACAAAAATGTGAAAGACGATAAATTTAAGTACTATATTTTAAAACAGAAGTCTGACGTTTTTCAGGCTTTGAAGAACTTTTTCAAAAATGAAGAATCTGGCGTAAGCCACCAATTTTCGTAA
- a CDS encoding ABC transporter ATP-binding protein — protein sequence MEITLERVSKKYGSHTAVQDVSISLSSGRIYGLIGPNGSGKSTTLKMMAGLLFPTSGLVKADEKQVTRDMVRHTAYLTELDMFYPHFTVKDMVKFYQSQFSDFQADQAYKLLNEMQLDPEKKIKKLSKGNRGRLKIVLALARRASVILLDEPFSGLDPMVRDSIVNSLVSYIDFEQQIVVIATHEIDEIETLLDEVIVLANGEKVAQRDVEDIREQEGMSVLQWFKSKMEVY from the coding sequence ATGGAAATCACTTTAGAACGTGTATCAAAAAAATACGGCAGCCACACCGCCGTTCAAGATGTATCGATCTCCTTATCATCCGGACGGATTTATGGTCTGATCGGTCCGAACGGCAGCGGTAAATCAACGACCTTAAAAATGATGGCCGGCCTTCTGTTTCCTACATCAGGGTTGGTAAAAGCGGATGAAAAGCAGGTTACGAGAGATATGGTGCGCCACACGGCTTATCTTACAGAGCTTGATATGTTTTATCCGCATTTTACTGTAAAAGACATGGTGAAGTTCTATCAGTCTCAATTTTCTGATTTTCAAGCAGACCAAGCTTATAAGCTGTTGAATGAGATGCAGCTCGATCCGGAAAAAAAGATCAAAAAGCTGTCGAAAGGAAATCGGGGCAGGCTGAAAATCGTTCTTGCTTTAGCAAGAAGGGCATCCGTCATCTTGCTGGATGAACCCTTTTCCGGGCTTGATCCGATGGTGAGGGATTCCATCGTAAACAGCTTGGTTTCGTACATTGATTTTGAGCAGCAGATTGTCGTGATCGCTACGCACGAGATTGATGAAATAGAAACCTTGCTTGACGAAGTCATCGTGCTTGCGAATGGAGAGAAGGTTGCGCAGCGTGATGTGGAGGACATTCGTGAGCAGGAAGGCATGTCTGTTTTGCAATGGTTTAAATCTAAAATGGAAGTTTACTAG
- a CDS encoding MarR family transcriptional regulator, translated as MTESERALLTFEQLFDTSRAIYKKQKKILEIVLEPFDITVLQYLLMFKIHQSGSTPLSKLAMSLDLKPASVTRMTDILYKRQLMNRYDSPDDRRIVMIQLTEEGEELLEKAAVHYAKMGAGLYQKLDTSQLQYLRKLAGSLTKIAEGCSEKR; from the coding sequence TTGACTGAATCAGAACGTGCTTTGCTCACTTTTGAACAGCTCTTCGATACGTCTCGGGCAATTTATAAAAAACAGAAGAAGATATTGGAGATTGTGCTTGAGCCTTTTGATATTACAGTCCTTCAATACTTGCTGATGTTTAAAATTCATCAAAGCGGAAGTACCCCGTTAAGCAAGCTGGCAATGTCGCTTGATCTTAAGCCTGCTTCTGTGACGCGGATGACGGATATTCTGTATAAGCGCCAATTGATGAATCGATATGACAGTCCTGATGACCGCCGTATCGTTATGATTCAGTTAACCGAAGAGGGGGAAGAACTGCTAGAAAAAGCCGCTGTACATTATGCGAAAATGGGTGCGGGTTTGTACCAAAAGCTTGATACATCCCAGCTTCAATATTTGCGTAAGCTTGCCGGAAGCTTAACGAAGATTGCTGAAGGCTGTTCAGAAAAGCGGTAA
- the prkA gene encoding serine/threonine protein kinase PrkA, protein MDILKKIEQYREEEQRLKWEGTFADYLEIIKENPMVAQSAHSRVFNMIKDSGIEEVDGRKKYSFFDRELFGLEESLERLVEEYFHPAAKRLDVRKRILLLMGPVSGGKSTLVTMLKKGLEAYTLTDNGAVYAIKGCPMHEDPLHLIPHHLRDDFYREYGIRIEGSLSPLNVMRLEEEYGGRIEDVKVERIFFSEDKRTGIGTFSPSDPKSQDIADLTGSIDFSTIAEYGSESDPRAYRFDGELNKANRGMMEFQEMLKCDEKFLWHLLSLTQEGNFKAGRFALISADELIVAHTNETEYRSFISNKKNEALHSRIIVMPVPYNLKVSEEERIYEKMIAESDVSDVHIAPHTLKVAAMFSILTRLKEPKRSDIDLVKKMRLYDGESVEGYNSVDVEDMKKEYHDEGMSGIDPRYVINRISSTIIRKNMESINSLDVLRSLKEGLDQHPSISSEDRERFLNFISAARKEYDDIAKKEVQKAFVYSYEESAKTLMDNYLDNVEAYCNKNKLRDPLTGEEMNPDEKLMRSIEEQIGISENAKKAFREEILIRISAYARKGKRFDYNSHERLREAIQKKLFADLKDVVKITTSTKTPDEQQLKKVNEVVARLIDEHGYNSTSANELLKYVGSLLNR, encoded by the coding sequence ATGGATATATTAAAGAAAATTGAACAGTACAGAGAGGAAGAGCAGCGGCTGAAATGGGAAGGAACATTCGCCGATTATTTGGAGATTATTAAAGAAAATCCAATGGTCGCGCAATCTGCTCATTCTCGTGTTTTTAATATGATAAAAGACAGCGGGATAGAGGAGGTCGACGGGCGGAAGAAGTACAGCTTTTTTGACCGTGAGCTGTTCGGGCTTGAGGAATCACTGGAGCGTCTTGTGGAAGAGTATTTTCATCCGGCCGCGAAAAGGCTTGATGTCAGAAAGCGGATTCTATTGCTGATGGGGCCTGTGAGCGGCGGTAAATCAACGCTGGTCACGATGCTTAAAAAAGGTCTCGAAGCGTACACGCTGACGGATAATGGTGCCGTATATGCGATTAAAGGCTGCCCGATGCACGAGGACCCTCTACATTTAATCCCCCATCATTTGCGAGATGACTTTTACAGAGAGTACGGCATAAGAATAGAAGGAAGTCTTTCTCCTTTAAATGTCATGAGGCTGGAGGAAGAGTACGGAGGAAGAATTGAGGATGTGAAGGTTGAGCGCATTTTCTTTTCAGAAGATAAGCGTACGGGAATCGGAACATTCAGCCCATCTGATCCGAAGTCTCAGGATATTGCCGATTTGACGGGAAGTATTGATTTCTCAACCATTGCCGAATACGGTTCAGAATCGGATCCGCGTGCTTATCGGTTTGACGGGGAGCTGAATAAAGCCAACCGCGGGATGATGGAGTTTCAGGAGATGCTGAAATGTGATGAGAAATTTCTCTGGCATTTGCTTTCATTGACACAGGAAGGGAATTTTAAAGCCGGGCGATTTGCGTTAATTTCTGCTGATGAGCTGATCGTGGCTCACACGAATGAAACGGAGTATCGCTCATTTATTTCTAATAAGAAGAATGAAGCCCTGCACTCAAGAATCATTGTGATGCCGGTTCCTTATAATTTGAAAGTGTCTGAGGAAGAGAGAATTTATGAAAAAATGATCGCCGAGAGCGATGTGTCGGATGTTCACATCGCCCCGCATACGTTGAAGGTCGCTGCAATGTTCTCGATTCTCACCCGATTAAAAGAGCCTAAAAGGTCAGATATTGATCTGGTTAAAAAAATGAGACTGTATGATGGAGAAAGTGTGGAAGGATATAATTCTGTCGACGTTGAGGACATGAAAAAAGAATATCATGATGAAGGCATGAGCGGCATTGATCCGCGGTACGTGATCAATCGGATTTCTTCAACGATTATCAGAAAAAATATGGAATCGATTAATTCACTTGATGTTCTACGTTCCTTAAAAGAAGGTCTTGATCAGCATCCTTCGATTTCAAGCGAGGACAGGGAGAGGTTTTTGAATTTTATTTCTGCCGCCCGCAAGGAATATGACGACATTGCGAAAAAGGAAGTTCAAAAAGCGTTTGTGTATTCATATGAAGAATCAGCAAAAACACTTATGGACAATTACCTTGATAACGTAGAGGCTTATTGCAATAAAAACAAGCTGCGTGATCCTTTGACAGGAGAAGAAATGAACCCTGACGAAAAGCTGATGAGATCAATCGAAGAGCAGATCGGCATTTCGGAAAACGCCAAAAAAGCGTTCCGTGAAGAAATCTTAATCCGCATCTCGGCCTATGCGAGAAAAGGAAAGCGGTTTGATTACAATTCTCATGAAAGACTGCGTGAAGCGATTCAGAAAAAGTTGTTTGCTGATCTGAAGGATGTCGTTAAAATTACGACTTCAACCAAAACGCCGGATGAGCAGCAGCTGAAAAAGGTAAATGAAGTCGTGGCCCGTTTAATTGATGAGCACGGCTACAACTCGACGAGCGCCAATGAGCTGCTGAAATATGTCGGCAGCCTGCTGAACCGATAA
- a CDS encoding GntR family transcriptional regulator, producing MDNHFQSSKPIYLQIADQIFYRLVRKELLPGDKLPSVREMAIQTKVNPNTIQRTYSEMERLGIVETRRGQGTFIAEKADIVDELKDRLTREVLEGFVKQMTELGLTKEEMVEGIKTFTEGG from the coding sequence ATGGACAATCATTTCCAATCCTCGAAACCGATTTATCTGCAGATTGCTGACCAGATCTTCTATCGGCTGGTCAGGAAGGAACTGCTTCCGGGAGACAAGCTTCCTTCTGTAAGAGAAATGGCGATTCAAACCAAGGTAAATCCCAATACAATTCAAAGAACATACAGTGAGATGGAAAGGCTGGGTATTGTGGAGACAAGAAGAGGTCAAGGGACGTTTATTGCGGAGAAAGCAGACATCGTAGATGAGCTGAAAGACAGGCTGACACGAGAAGTGCTGGAAGGCTTTGTGAAGCAAATGACAGAGCTGGGGTTAACGAAAGAAGAAATGGTTGAAGGGATTAAAACATTCACTGAGGGAGGCTGA
- a CDS encoding HlyD family secretion protein yields the protein MIEDETKGENKMNRGRLILTNIIGLIVVLAIIGGGAYYYYQSTNFIKTDEAKVAGDMAAITAPAAGKVSDWDLEEGKTVKKGDTVAKIKGEQSVDVKSIMDGTIVKNEVKNGQTVQAGTTIAQTIDMDHLYITANIKETDIADVEVGNSVDVVVDGEPNTTFDGTVEEIGYATNSTFDMLPSANSSGNYTKITQKVPVKISIKNPSDKVLPGMNASVKISE from the coding sequence ATGATAGAGGATGAAACGAAAGGAGAAAACAAAATGAACAGAGGACGTTTAATTCTGACCAACATTATCGGTTTGATTGTTGTTCTTGCAATTATAGGCGGAGGTGCTTATTACTATTATCAAAGCACTAACTTTATCAAAACAGACGAAGCGAAAGTAGCCGGCGATATGGCTGCTATTACAGCTCCAGCAGCAGGCAAAGTATCTGACTGGGATCTTGAAGAAGGAAAAACAGTCAAAAAAGGCGACACAGTTGCAAAAATCAAAGGTGAACAATCTGTTGACGTAAAATCCATCATGGATGGAACAATTGTGAAAAACGAAGTGAAAAACGGACAAACTGTACAAGCTGGCACAACAATTGCCCAAACCATTGACATGGATCACCTGTACATCACTGCGAATATTAAAGAAACAGATATTGCGGATGTTGAAGTAGGCAATAGTGTAGACGTTGTCGTTGATGGAGAACCTAACACAACATTTGACGGTACTGTAGAAGAAATCGGTTATGCGACAAATTCAACTTTTGATATGCTTCCATCTGCAAATTCAAGCGGCAACTATACAAAAATAACGCAAAAAGTTCCAGTGAAAATTTCAATCAAAAACCCATCTGATAAGGTGCTTCCTGGTATGAATGCATCTGTTAAAATTTCTGAGTAA
- a CDS encoding MFS transporter, protein MATGKENKAKSPMSLLIVLMAGLFLAILNQTLLNVAMPHLMTEFGVSATTIQWLTTGYMLVNGVLIPLSAFLITRFGQRSLFLVAMFCFTLGTLVCGIAPNFSTMLIGRLIQAVGGGILQPLVMTTILFIFPPESRGKGMGIFGLAMMFAPAVGPTLSGWIIEHYTWRIMFYGLVPIGAIVIIVAFFIFKNMVEPQKIKLDTLGAILSIVGFASLLYGVSEAGSDGWTDPIVLSTVIIGVIAIVAFVVQQLRHDDPMLDFRVFKYDIFSLSSVINIIITVALYTGMFLLPIYLQNLVGFTALQSGLLLLPGAIVMLIMSPISGILFDKFGPRPLAIIGLLVTVVTTYQYTQLTIDTSYVHIMLIYSIRAFGMSLLMMPVMTAGMNQLPARLNSHGTAMSNTLRQISGSIGTSLITTIYTNRTTFHYSQIADKTSTADPNFLHAFQNAVSNIMVNMNVSYETAKTYVYSHIYKHATLDSNVMGINDAFMWATLFCVAGLILSLFLRDVRKDKLRKKRKEELSLLPAPKEVKES, encoded by the coding sequence ATGGCTACAGGCAAAGAAAATAAAGCGAAAAGCCCAATGTCATTGCTGATTGTGCTAATGGCGGGTTTATTTCTGGCAATACTGAACCAAACGCTGCTTAACGTCGCAATGCCGCACTTAATGACTGAATTTGGTGTAAGCGCAACGACGATTCAGTGGCTCACAACAGGTTACATGCTTGTTAACGGCGTTTTGATTCCGTTATCAGCCTTCCTTATTACACGATTTGGCCAACGGAGTCTCTTTCTCGTCGCCATGTTCTGTTTTACACTTGGTACGTTAGTCTGCGGTATCGCACCTAACTTCTCCACAATGCTGATCGGCCGTTTGATTCAGGCCGTGGGCGGAGGAATCTTGCAGCCGCTCGTTATGACAACTATTCTATTCATCTTCCCGCCTGAAAGCAGGGGGAAAGGAATGGGGATCTTCGGACTTGCGATGATGTTTGCTCCGGCGGTCGGCCCGACTCTTTCCGGGTGGATTATTGAGCATTACACATGGCGCATCATGTTTTACGGACTTGTGCCGATCGGCGCAATTGTTATTATCGTGGCTTTCTTCATCTTTAAAAATATGGTGGAGCCGCAAAAAATCAAACTCGATACGCTTGGAGCGATTCTTTCCATTGTCGGATTCGCCTCCTTACTATACGGAGTCAGTGAAGCAGGTTCTGACGGCTGGACAGATCCGATTGTCCTGTCTACAGTTATTATCGGTGTCATAGCAATTGTTGCTTTTGTTGTTCAGCAATTGCGTCATGACGATCCGATGCTTGATTTCAGAGTGTTTAAATACGACATTTTCTCACTATCAAGTGTCATTAATATTATTATTACAGTAGCGCTGTACACTGGTATGTTCCTGCTGCCGATTTACCTGCAAAACCTGGTCGGCTTTACGGCACTTCAATCCGGGCTGCTTCTGCTTCCGGGTGCGATCGTCATGCTGATCATGTCACCGATCTCTGGTATTTTGTTTGATAAATTCGGTCCGAGACCGCTCGCGATTATCGGGCTTCTCGTGACAGTGGTCACAACCTATCAATATACACAATTAACGATTGATACATCATATGTACACATCATGCTGATCTACTCAATCCGTGCCTTCGGTATGTCACTCTTAATGATGCCGGTTATGACAGCGGGGATGAACCAGCTTCCTGCCCGTCTGAACAGCCACGGTACGGCGATGAGCAACACGCTTCGCCAAATCAGCGGATCAATCGGTACAAGCTTAATTACGACGATTTATACAAACCGTACGACATTCCATTATTCACAAATTGCAGATAAAACAAGCACGGCGGACCCGAACTTCCTCCATGCGTTCCAAAATGCGGTTTCCAATATAATGGTGAATATGAATGTATCCTACGAAACAGCGAAAACGTATGTTTACTCTCATATTTATAAACATGCAACACTCGATTCAAACGTCATGGGGATTAATGACGCTTTTATGTGGGCAACATTGTTCTGTGTGGCAGGTTTAATTCTAAGTCTGTTCCTGCGTGACGTCAGAAAAGATAAATTGCGGAAAAAGAGAAAAGAGGAGCTTTCATTGCTTCCGGCTCCTAAAGAAGTGAAGGAATCTTAA